In Microbacterium pumilum, the following proteins share a genomic window:
- a CDS encoding COX15/CtaA family protein has translation MPAETTTPPASGLLRRLWTRLPDHVDRRVIAAAWATLAVQVGIVATGGLVRLTGSGLGCPTWPRCTADSLIATPEMGFHGAIEFGNRMLTFVLVVVAIVTFLFVVRMRAQRRDLFWLALGVGLYVPLQAVIGGITVLTNLNPYIVGLHFFASVILVALSAALVVRVYATPGRRETAVPGWYAVTTRVTAAAALVTIIVGILVTGSGPHAGDGGASRNGLNPEFMQHVHSWPAYALLALTVVIFAGSWRMPRAQRLPLWTGLVLAVEIVQIFVGLWQARAGLPIALVNIHLVLAVLLVAATTTVVMHLTAPVATPSDAAITDARRHPARSGS, from the coding sequence ATGCCCGCCGAGACGACGACTCCGCCCGCGTCCGGACTTCTCCGACGCTTGTGGACCCGACTGCCCGACCACGTGGACCGGCGTGTCATCGCCGCAGCGTGGGCGACACTCGCGGTGCAGGTGGGGATCGTCGCCACGGGCGGACTCGTGCGCCTGACGGGTTCGGGCCTCGGATGCCCGACGTGGCCGCGCTGCACCGCCGACTCGCTCATCGCGACGCCCGAAATGGGGTTCCACGGCGCGATCGAGTTCGGCAACCGCATGCTGACGTTCGTCCTGGTCGTGGTGGCGATCGTGACGTTCCTGTTCGTCGTCCGGATGCGCGCACAGCGTCGCGACCTGTTCTGGCTCGCTCTGGGAGTCGGTCTCTATGTGCCGCTGCAGGCAGTGATCGGCGGCATCACAGTGCTGACGAACCTGAACCCCTACATCGTCGGCCTCCACTTCTTCGCATCCGTGATCCTGGTGGCGCTCTCGGCGGCGCTGGTGGTGCGGGTCTACGCGACTCCTGGTCGCCGAGAGACCGCCGTGCCCGGCTGGTACGCCGTCACCACGCGCGTCACGGCCGCCGCGGCGCTCGTGACGATCATCGTCGGGATCCTCGTCACCGGATCCGGTCCGCACGCCGGCGACGGCGGGGCGTCTCGCAACGGGCTGAATCCCGAGTTCATGCAGCACGTCCACTCGTGGCCCGCCTACGCGCTGCTCGCGCTCACGGTCGTCATCTTCGCCGGATCGTGGCGCATGCCCCGCGCGCAGCGGCTGCCCCTGTGGACCGGGCTCGTTCTGGCCGTCGAGATCGTCCAGATCTTCGTCGGGCTGTGGCAGGCGCGCGCGGGTCTGCCGATCGCCCTCGTCAACATCCATCTCGTGCTCGCCGTGCTTCTCGTCGCGGCCACGACCACCGTCGTCATGCACCTCACCGCACCGGTTGCGACACCCTCGGATGCCGCGATCACCGACGCGCGCCGGCATCCCGCTCGCTCAGGTTCATAG
- a CDS encoding non-heme iron oxygenase ferredoxin subunit: MTAQRVCALSELEQDSAIRVEVDGVAIAVVMDSAGDVHAIGDTCTHGDISLAEGFVDGDSLECWAHGSAFSLSTGKPLNLPAYEPVPVFAVTIDGDDVLIDPAVTKPTS; the protein is encoded by the coding sequence ATGACGGCTCAGCGCGTGTGCGCCCTCAGTGAGCTCGAGCAGGATTCGGCGATCCGGGTCGAGGTCGACGGCGTTGCCATCGCCGTCGTCATGGACTCCGCCGGGGACGTGCACGCCATCGGCGACACCTGCACGCACGGCGACATCTCGCTCGCCGAGGGATTCGTCGACGGCGACTCGCTCGAGTGCTGGGCCCACGGCTCGGCGTTCTCCCTGAGCACCGGCAAGCCCCTCAACCTCCCCGCTTATGAGCCGGTCCCGGTCTTCGCCGTCACGATCGACGGCGACGACGTGCTCATCGACCCCGCCGTGACGAAGCCGACCTCGTAG
- a CDS encoding metal-sulfur cluster assembly factor produces the protein MTATLAPEKFDEVTEALKDVMDPELGINVVDLGLIYDLGWDDENDALVIHMTLTSAGCPLTDVLEEQTAQALDEVVERFRINWVWMPPWGPERITDDGRDMMRALGFAI, from the coding sequence ATGACCGCAACGCTTGCACCCGAGAAGTTCGACGAGGTCACCGAAGCTCTCAAGGACGTCATGGACCCCGAACTGGGGATCAACGTCGTCGACCTGGGTCTGATCTACGACCTGGGGTGGGATGACGAGAACGACGCCCTGGTCATCCACATGACGCTCACCTCAGCAGGCTGCCCGCTGACCGACGTTCTCGAGGAGCAGACCGCACAGGCGCTCGACGAGGTCGTCGAGCGGTTCCGCATCAACTGGGTGTGGATGCCGCCGTGGGGCCCCGAGCGCATCACCGACGACGGCCGCGACATGATGCGGG
- a CDS encoding dinucleotide-utilizing enzyme has translation MNTRPSLLRSIPFWILVAASLVSVVLGAWIFSMRLGQMTATLTDGSATAVDVYVGPSVALFGTVLVGAGVIGLLLALAVAAASSLRPKAPVEVVEPIGWTDEEEIVEVVTVPAAPVADAEPVATEAEVPVGR, from the coding sequence ATGAACACCCGTCCCAGCCTGCTTCGCAGCATCCCGTTCTGGATCCTGGTCGCCGCGTCGCTCGTCTCGGTCGTCCTCGGCGCATGGATCTTCAGCATGCGACTCGGTCAGATGACCGCGACTCTCACCGACGGCAGCGCCACCGCCGTCGACGTCTATGTCGGCCCGTCGGTCGCGCTGTTCGGCACCGTGCTCGTCGGTGCCGGCGTCATCGGTCTGCTCCTCGCCCTCGCGGTCGCCGCGGCGTCCTCGCTGCGCCCCAAGGCTCCGGTCGAGGTCGTCGAGCCCATCGGCTGGACCGATGAGGAAGAGATCGTCGAGGTCGTGACGGTTCCCGCCGCACCCGTCGCCGACGCAGAACCGGTGGCGACCGAGGCCGAGGTCCCCGTCGGCCGCTGA
- a CDS encoding heme o synthase, protein MDITTTAGAEASVHGRRDPRHGFGRTLRAYIALTKPRVLELLLVTTMPVMILAQGGLPSLWLVFATVIGGSMSAGSAAAFNMYLDRDIDAHMQRTVNRPLVTGEVSPRGALIFAWTLAVVSTIWLWLTTNWLAATLSATAIFFYVVIYTMILKRRTEQNIVWGGIAGCFPVLIGWTAVTGSLAWPPVILFALVFLWTPPHYWPLSMKYKDQYEDVHVPMLGATRNGSQVGLQVILYAWAAVACSLLLVPVAGMGLVYTVSALVFGGWFIYESHRLYNRAIRGTEPRPMRVFHASITYLTLLFVAIAIDPLLPF, encoded by the coding sequence ATGGACATCACGACGACGGCCGGTGCCGAGGCCTCCGTCCACGGACGACGCGATCCCCGCCACGGTTTCGGCCGCACCCTTCGCGCGTACATCGCACTCACGAAGCCGCGGGTCCTCGAACTGCTTCTCGTCACGACCATGCCGGTCATGATCCTCGCCCAGGGCGGACTGCCCAGCCTGTGGCTCGTGTTCGCGACCGTCATCGGCGGCTCGATGAGCGCCGGCTCGGCCGCCGCCTTCAACATGTACCTCGACCGCGACATCGACGCGCACATGCAGCGCACCGTGAACCGGCCGCTCGTCACCGGCGAGGTGTCGCCGAGGGGTGCCCTGATCTTCGCGTGGACGCTCGCCGTCGTCTCGACGATCTGGCTGTGGCTGACGACCAACTGGCTCGCCGCGACCCTGTCGGCGACGGCGATCTTCTTCTACGTCGTGATCTACACGATGATCCTGAAGCGCCGCACCGAGCAGAACATCGTGTGGGGCGGCATCGCCGGCTGCTTCCCGGTGCTCATCGGCTGGACGGCCGTGACCGGCTCGCTCGCCTGGCCCCCCGTCATCCTGTTCGCCCTCGTGTTCCTCTGGACGCCGCCGCACTACTGGCCCCTCTCGATGAAGTACAAGGACCAGTACGAGGATGTCCACGTCCCGATGCTCGGAGCCACCCGCAACGGCTCGCAAGTCGGGCTGCAGGTCATCCTCTACGCATGGGCGGCCGTCGCCTGCTCGCTGCTGCTCGTACCGGTCGCCGGGATGGGTCTCGTCTACACCGTCTCGGCTCTCGTGTTCGGAGGCTGGTTCATCTACGAATCGCACCGCCTCTACAACCGCGCGATCCGCGGCACCGAGCCCCGCCCGATGCGGGTTTTCCACGCATCGATCACGTACTTGACGCTGCTTTTCGTCGCCATCGCGATCGACCCGCTGCTGCCGTTCTGA
- the sufC gene encoding Fe-S cluster assembly ATPase SufC, with protein sequence MSVLEIHDLHVTVETDAGTTPILTGVTLTIRTGQTHAIMGPNGSGKSTLAYTIAGHPKYKVTSGTITLDGEDVLAMTVDERARAGLFLAMQYPVEIPGVTVTNFLRTAKTAIDGEAPSIRTWTKDVKQSMKNLRMDPKFAQRNVNEGFSGGEKKRHEILQLELLKPRIAVLDETDSGLDVDALKIVSEGVNRAKAENDLGVLLITHYTRILRYIHPDYVHVMIGGRIVQEGGPELADRLEDEGYDRYLPVGEEEPADAAVGSEA encoded by the coding sequence ATGTCTGTCCTAGAGATCCACGACCTGCATGTGACGGTCGAGACGGATGCCGGAACCACCCCCATCCTCACCGGGGTGACACTCACGATCCGCACCGGCCAGACCCACGCCATCATGGGTCCCAACGGCTCGGGCAAGTCGACGCTCGCGTACACGATCGCCGGTCACCCCAAGTACAAGGTCACGAGCGGCACGATCACGCTCGACGGTGAGGACGTGCTCGCGATGACGGTGGACGAGCGTGCCCGCGCCGGCCTCTTCCTCGCGATGCAGTATCCCGTCGAGATCCCCGGCGTCACGGTGACGAACTTCCTCCGGACCGCGAAGACCGCGATCGACGGAGAGGCGCCCTCGATCCGGACGTGGACCAAGGACGTCAAGCAGTCCATGAAGAACCTGCGGATGGATCCGAAGTTCGCGCAGCGCAACGTCAATGAGGGCTTCTCGGGCGGCGAGAAGAAGCGCCACGAGATCCTCCAGCTCGAACTGCTCAAGCCCCGCATCGCCGTGCTCGACGAGACCGACTCCGGCCTCGACGTCGACGCTCTCAAGATCGTGTCCGAGGGCGTCAACCGCGCCAAGGCCGAGAACGACCTGGGTGTGCTGCTCATCACGCACTACACCCGCATCCTGCGCTACATCCACCCCGACTACGTTCACGTCATGATCGGCGGACGCATCGTCCAGGAGGGCGGTCCGGAACTCGCCGACCGTCTCGAGGACGAGGGATACGACCGGTATCTTCCCGTGGGCGAGGAAGAGCCCGCTGATGCCGCCGTCGGCAGCGAAGCGTAG
- the sufB gene encoding Fe-S cluster assembly protein SufB, translating to MSDVLIDRPELASLGQYEFGWHDTDAAGATAQRGLSEAVVRGISTLKTEPDWMLKNRLKGLQLFGRKPMPTWGADLSEIDFDNIKYFVRSTEKQAGSWEELPEDIRNTYERLGIPEAERQRLVSGVAAQYESEVVYHQINEQLEAQGVIFMDTDTALKEHPEFFEEYFGTVIPAGDNKFAALNTAVWSGGSFVYVPPGVHVEIPLQAYFRINTENMGQFERTLIIADEGSYVHYIEGCTAPIYKSDSLHSAVVEIIVKKNARVRYTTIQNWSNNVYNLVTKRAIAHEGATMEWIDGNIGSKVTMKYPSIFLVGEHAKGETLSVAFAGPGQHQDAGAKMVHMAPYTQSSIVSKSIARGGGRAGYRGEVRVEANAHHSANTVRCDALLVDTISRSDTYPAIDIRVDDVQLGHEATVSKVSEEQLFYLQSRGMPEDEAMAMIVRGFIEPIARELPMEYAMELNKLIEMGMEGSVG from the coding sequence ATGTCTGATGTGCTGATCGACCGACCCGAGCTCGCCAGCCTCGGACAGTACGAATTCGGCTGGCACGACACCGACGCCGCCGGCGCCACTGCCCAACGCGGCCTGAGCGAGGCCGTCGTCCGGGGCATCTCGACCCTCAAGACCGAGCCCGACTGGATGCTCAAGAACCGCCTCAAGGGTCTGCAGCTCTTCGGCCGCAAGCCGATGCCGACGTGGGGCGCCGATCTCAGCGAGATCGACTTCGACAACATCAAGTACTTCGTGCGCTCGACCGAGAAGCAGGCGGGCTCGTGGGAAGAGCTCCCCGAAGACATCCGCAATACCTACGAACGGCTCGGCATCCCCGAGGCGGAGCGCCAGCGTCTGGTCTCGGGCGTCGCCGCCCAGTACGAGTCCGAAGTGGTGTACCACCAGATCAACGAGCAGCTCGAGGCTCAGGGCGTCATCTTCATGGACACCGACACGGCGCTCAAGGAGCACCCGGAGTTCTTCGAGGAGTACTTCGGCACCGTCATCCCCGCCGGTGACAACAAGTTCGCGGCGCTCAACACCGCGGTGTGGTCGGGCGGCTCATTCGTCTACGTGCCCCCGGGGGTCCACGTCGAGATCCCGCTGCAGGCGTACTTCCGCATCAACACCGAGAACATGGGCCAGTTCGAGCGGACGCTGATCATCGCCGACGAGGGCTCGTACGTGCACTACATCGAGGGCTGCACCGCGCCGATCTACAAGAGCGACTCGCTGCATTCGGCCGTCGTCGAGATCATCGTGAAGAAGAACGCCCGCGTGCGCTACACGACGATCCAGAACTGGTCGAACAACGTCTACAACCTGGTCACGAAGCGCGCGATCGCGCACGAGGGCGCGACCATGGAATGGATCGACGGGAACATCGGCTCGAAGGTCACGATGAAGTACCCCTCGATCTTCCTGGTCGGAGAGCACGCCAAGGGCGAGACCCTGTCGGTCGCCTTCGCCGGCCCCGGTCAGCACCAGGATGCCGGCGCAAAGATGGTCCACATGGCCCCCTACACGCAGTCGTCGATCGTCTCGAAGTCGATCGCGCGAGGGGGCGGGCGCGCCGGCTACCGCGGCGAGGTTCGGGTCGAGGCCAACGCGCACCACTCGGCCAACACCGTCCGCTGCGATGCGCTGCTGGTCGACACGATCTCGCGTTCTGATACGTATCCGGCCATCGACATCCGCGTGGATGATGTGCAGCTCGGCCACGAGGCGACCGTCTCGAAGGTGAGCGAAGAGCAGCTGTTCTACCTCCAGTCCCGCGGCATGCCCGAGGACGAGGCGATGGCGATGATCGTGCGCGGCTTCATCGAGCCGATCGCGCGCGAGCTTCCCATGGAGTACGCGATGGAGCTCAACAAGCTCATCGAAATGGGCATGGAAGGATCGGTCGGCTAG
- the sufD gene encoding Fe-S cluster assembly protein SufD: MTATTQAPPTAPGSTAHTDGAWAVIPVQTRSERPRSFDPADFDVPTGREVNWKHTPVDRLSSLFADVAADDRPGDAAVVFDVAAPDGVEVGARRVGEAPRGEVFEPEDRSAAIAWTRADEALYLRVPSNTELDAPIVVTMTGAGADRRANAHIVFEAGVNSRCTLLLRHAGSAQFAQNVEVIVRDGAHVELVTVQQWDDDAVHAASHQVRVERDATLRHVVVSFGGGVVRVNPSVELAGAGSRGELFGLSYSDAGQHLESQVFLHHSGPDTKGDVLYKGALQGTGARSVWIGDVLIGPDAVGTDSYEANRNLVLTEGARADSVPNLEIETGDIRGAGHASATGRFDDEQLFYLQARGITEDEARRLVVLGFLTEIVQKIGIPALEAELFAAIEIELAQEVAR, from the coding sequence ATGACGGCCACGACACAGGCGCCTCCGACGGCGCCCGGTTCCACCGCGCACACCGACGGCGCCTGGGCGGTCATCCCCGTCCAGACGCGCTCGGAGCGTCCGCGATCGTTCGACCCCGCGGACTTCGACGTCCCGACGGGGCGCGAGGTGAACTGGAAGCACACACCCGTCGACCGTCTGTCTTCGCTGTTCGCGGATGTCGCGGCCGACGATCGCCCCGGTGACGCCGCCGTCGTCTTCGACGTGGCAGCGCCCGACGGAGTCGAGGTCGGCGCCCGGCGAGTGGGGGAGGCGCCCCGCGGCGAGGTCTTCGAGCCCGAGGACCGGTCAGCCGCGATCGCGTGGACCCGCGCCGACGAGGCGCTCTACCTGCGCGTGCCGTCGAACACCGAGCTCGATGCGCCGATCGTGGTGACCATGACCGGCGCGGGCGCGGACCGCCGCGCGAACGCGCACATCGTCTTCGAGGCGGGTGTGAACTCCCGGTGCACCCTGCTCCTGCGCCACGCCGGCTCGGCCCAGTTCGCCCAGAACGTCGAGGTGATCGTCCGCGACGGCGCTCACGTCGAACTCGTGACGGTGCAGCAATGGGACGACGATGCGGTGCACGCGGCATCCCATCAGGTGCGCGTCGAACGCGACGCGACGCTGCGGCACGTCGTCGTGAGCTTCGGCGGCGGCGTGGTCCGCGTGAACCCCAGCGTCGAGCTCGCGGGTGCGGGATCGCGCGGCGAGCTGTTCGGTCTCAGCTATTCGGATGCCGGCCAGCATCTCGAGAGCCAGGTCTTCCTGCACCACAGCGGCCCGGACACGAAGGGCGACGTCCTGTACAAGGGCGCCCTCCAGGGCACCGGCGCGCGCAGCGTCTGGATCGGCGATGTGCTCATCGGACCGGATGCCGTGGGCACGGACTCGTACGAAGCCAACCGCAACCTGGTGCTGACCGAAGGCGCGCGTGCCGACTCGGTGCCGAACCTCGAGATCGAGACCGGCGACATCCGCGGTGCCGGCCATGCCAGCGCCACCGGCCGATTCGACGACGAGCAGCTGTTCTACCTGCAGGCTCGCGGAATCACCGAAGACGAAGCGCGTCGCCTCGTGGTGCTCGGCTTCCTCACCGAGATCGTGCAGAAGATCGGCATCCCCGCCCTCGAGGCCGAGCTGTTCGCAGCCATCGAGATCGAACTCGCCCAGGAGGTCGCCCGATGA
- a CDS encoding glycoside hydrolase family 18 protein, whose product MSSFTRSIAVATAVLVGLGLAIAPPAQATSSKPPSDAPAKVVSAYFANWDVYGRGYFVKDIPVDKLNVIQYAFGDATYDPATGNVGCSSLDPWADYQQVYWGPENTVDGVADNFGANGNLYGNFNQLKKLKAANPHLKVEISLGGWTKSKWFSTLASTSQLREKFAAECIDTFIKGNLPTGGWPEDAGGPGAAAGIFDGIDLDWEYPTSVADGNYNVSPADRKNATALAAEFRTQLDAYGTKTGKHYLLTAALPAATSSTKYYELSAFVKHLDWVNIMSYDYNVAGSPVVAHNSLFGLDPRDPNAKNPTWNTAGTVAYYLLSGVPASKIVVGMGFYGQQWLRTGTKNNGLYTSFDNTGLSADSLTADSAFQPSFHALVEAGYVSSDGKTGGNGYTVAWNALAGEPYLYSAAAEHPTLTTGPATVRTVITFTSPKSVAERIALIDRLGLRGAMVWEISHDSDDHALMSQVAKILR is encoded by the coding sequence ATGTCCTCATTCACCAGATCCATCGCCGTGGCCACCGCGGTGCTCGTCGGGCTCGGCCTCGCGATCGCGCCTCCGGCGCAGGCGACCTCCTCGAAACCACCGTCCGATGCTCCCGCGAAAGTCGTCAGCGCCTATTTCGCGAACTGGGACGTGTACGGCCGCGGCTATTTCGTCAAGGACATCCCCGTCGACAAGCTCAACGTCATCCAGTACGCCTTCGGTGACGCGACCTACGACCCGGCGACGGGGAATGTGGGCTGCTCATCGCTCGACCCGTGGGCCGACTACCAGCAGGTGTACTGGGGGCCTGAGAACACCGTGGACGGCGTGGCCGACAACTTCGGCGCCAACGGCAACCTGTACGGCAATTTCAACCAGCTGAAGAAGCTGAAGGCCGCGAACCCCCACCTGAAAGTGGAGATCTCACTCGGCGGCTGGACGAAGTCGAAGTGGTTCTCGACGCTGGCGTCAACCAGCCAACTCCGCGAGAAGTTCGCCGCGGAGTGCATCGACACGTTCATCAAGGGCAACCTTCCGACCGGTGGATGGCCCGAGGACGCCGGCGGACCGGGAGCGGCAGCGGGCATCTTCGACGGCATCGATCTCGACTGGGAGTATCCGACATCGGTGGCCGACGGCAACTACAACGTGAGCCCCGCCGACCGCAAGAACGCGACAGCGCTCGCGGCCGAGTTCCGCACGCAGCTCGACGCGTACGGCACGAAGACCGGCAAGCACTACCTGCTCACGGCGGCACTGCCCGCGGCGACGAGCTCGACGAAGTACTACGAGCTCTCGGCGTTCGTGAAGCACCTCGACTGGGTCAACATCATGAGTTACGACTACAACGTCGCGGGCAGCCCCGTCGTCGCCCACAACTCGCTGTTCGGACTGGATCCGCGCGACCCGAACGCGAAGAACCCGACATGGAACACCGCCGGCACCGTTGCGTACTACCTGCTCAGCGGCGTGCCCGCATCGAAGATCGTGGTCGGCATGGGCTTCTACGGGCAGCAGTGGCTGCGCACCGGCACGAAGAACAACGGGCTGTACACATCGTTCGACAACACCGGCCTCAGCGCTGATTCGCTCACTGCGGACTCCGCATTCCAGCCGAGCTTCCACGCGCTGGTCGAGGCGGGCTACGTCAGCTCCGACGGCAAGACCGGTGGCAACGGCTACACGGTCGCCTGGAACGCCCTCGCCGGCGAGCCATATCTGTACAGCGCCGCGGCCGAGCACCCGACGTTGACGACGGGACCGGCCACCGTGCGCACCGTGATCACTTTCACGAGCCCGAAGTCGGTCGCCGAACGCATCGCGCTCATCGACAGGCTCGGGCTGCGCGGCGCGATGGTGTGGGAGATCAGCCACGACAGTGATGACCACGCGCTCATGAGTCAGGTCGCGAAGATCCTGCGCTGA